In Saccharomonospora marina XMU15, one genomic interval encodes:
- a CDS encoding acyl-CoA dehydrogenase family protein, with product MDPADLADVIASVREFVRNEVVPLEERIEEQDEIPADLVRQCKTMGLYGFTIPEQYGGLGLDVTEEVQLVFELGYTTPALRSLFGTNNGIAGHVLLEGATEEQRKTWLPRLASGEVTASFGLTEADAGSDPATLTTTARRDGSDWVLNGAKRYITNSPVADVIMVFARTNPDAPGSRGISTFLVPSDAAGLSVGPKDSKMGQRGAWTADVYLDDVRVPADAVVGGEAGIDNGFRIAAKCLAHGRVHIAAMCVGMADRLVDESVAFAQTRQAGGRPIARFQLVQGLIADSMTDYRAGRAMVLETARDYDAGRDRIAGPAAVKYFCSEMVGRVADRAVQVHGGAGYMAGVAVERFYRDARLFRIYEGTSQIQQVIIARSALGDAARAD from the coding sequence ATGGACCCGGCTGACCTCGCTGATGTGATCGCCTCGGTGCGCGAGTTCGTGCGCAACGAGGTGGTCCCGCTGGAGGAGCGGATCGAGGAACAGGACGAGATCCCCGCCGACCTGGTGCGGCAGTGCAAGACGATGGGGCTGTACGGCTTCACGATCCCCGAGCAGTACGGCGGGCTCGGCCTCGATGTCACAGAGGAAGTCCAGCTGGTGTTCGAACTCGGCTACACCACGCCCGCGCTGCGTTCGCTGTTCGGCACCAACAACGGCATCGCGGGGCACGTCCTGCTGGAAGGCGCCACCGAGGAGCAGCGGAAGACGTGGCTGCCGCGGCTGGCCTCGGGCGAGGTCACCGCCTCGTTCGGGCTGACCGAGGCGGACGCCGGCTCCGACCCCGCCACCCTGACCACAACGGCACGCCGCGACGGGTCGGACTGGGTGCTCAACGGCGCCAAGCGCTACATCACCAACTCCCCCGTCGCCGACGTCATCATGGTTTTCGCCCGCACCAACCCCGACGCGCCGGGCAGCCGCGGCATCTCCACCTTCCTCGTGCCCTCCGATGCCGCGGGGCTTTCCGTCGGCCCGAAGGACAGCAAGATGGGCCAGCGTGGCGCGTGGACCGCCGACGTCTACCTCGACGACGTGCGCGTTCCCGCCGACGCCGTCGTCGGTGGTGAGGCCGGGATCGACAACGGTTTCCGGATCGCTGCGAAATGCCTGGCGCACGGCCGGGTCCACATCGCGGCGATGTGCGTCGGGATGGCCGACCGGCTGGTGGACGAGTCGGTGGCGTTCGCGCAGACGCGGCAGGCGGGTGGCAGGCCGATCGCTCGGTTCCAGCTGGTGCAGGGCCTGATCGCCGACTCGATGACCGACTACCGTGCCGGGAGGGCGATGGTGCTGGAGACCGCGCGGGACTACGACGCGGGCAGGGACCGGATCGCCGGTCCTGCCGCCGTGAAGTACTTCTGTTCCGAGATGGTCGGGCGCGTCGCCGACCGCGCGGTGCAGGTCCACGGTGGCGCGGGGTACATGGCAGGGGTGGCGGTCGAGCGCTTCTACCGCGACGCACGGCTGTTCCGCATCTACGAGGGAACCAGCCAGATCCAGCAGGTGATCATCGCCCGCAGCGCGCTCGGCGACGCGGCGCGCGCGGACTGA
- a CDS encoding HPr family phosphocarrier protein, with protein MPSRDVVVGSRIGLHGRPAAIVARTAAAQPVPVRIRVGQRPAVNAASVISVLALGATGGDTVTIEAEGEGAEQALDTMAALLAQDLDAEDKVADAGHSS; from the coding sequence ATGCCCAGCAGGGACGTCGTCGTGGGATCGAGGATCGGGTTGCACGGGCGACCGGCCGCGATCGTCGCGAGGACCGCGGCCGCGCAGCCGGTGCCGGTCCGGATCCGGGTGGGTCAGCGCCCGGCGGTGAACGCCGCCAGCGTCATCTCGGTGCTCGCCCTCGGCGCCACCGGCGGTGACACGGTGACCATCGAGGCTGAGGGGGAGGGCGCGGAACAGGCGCTGGACACGATGGCCGCACTACTGGCCCAGGACCTCGACGCGGAGGACAAGGTCGCCGATGCCGGACACAGCAGCTGA
- a CDS encoding PTS mannitol transporter subunit IICB produces MTNIADLKHLQGDSLRARVQRFGGNLAAMIMPNIGAFIAWGLITALFIPTGWLPNETLAQLVDPMITMLLPLLIGYTGGRLVHGQRGAVVGAVATVGVVVGSEVPMFLGAMVIGPLAALAVKGFDRLVDGRIRTGFEMLVNNFSAGIIGGAMALLGLVAIGPVVEALTTAAGEGVEFLVSNSLLPLVSVIVEPAKVLFLNNAINHGVLSPLGLSQAAEAGQSVLFMIETNPGPGLGILIAFLLFGPRLSRATVPGAMIIHFLGGIHEIYFPYVLMKPRLILAAIGGGAAGVATAMITNAGLVAVPSPGSIFAYLAVTPRGGYVSVLLSIAVATGVSFLLASMLLRFGRGADEAITSPPVTAGSTAAPAKVAAGTRAEQPPSPRAVISGKDVSTVLIACDAGMGSSVMLAGQLRGRLEPHGVRVEHVSVGEIPADAQLVLTHIDLADRARATAPNAVVVEFTSFLSDPAFDAVTEAIKEGGELRG; encoded by the coding sequence ATGACGAATATCGCGGACCTCAAGCACTTGCAGGGCGACAGCCTGCGCGCGCGGGTGCAGCGTTTCGGCGGAAACCTCGCGGCGATGATCATGCCGAACATCGGCGCCTTCATCGCGTGGGGTTTGATCACCGCGCTGTTCATCCCTACCGGCTGGTTGCCGAACGAGACGTTGGCGCAGCTGGTCGATCCGATGATCACCATGCTGCTGCCGCTGCTGATCGGCTACACCGGCGGTAGGTTGGTGCACGGCCAGCGCGGCGCGGTGGTCGGCGCGGTGGCCACCGTGGGCGTCGTCGTGGGTTCCGAGGTGCCGATGTTCCTCGGCGCGATGGTCATCGGCCCGCTCGCGGCGCTGGCGGTGAAGGGCTTCGACCGCCTGGTGGACGGCAGGATCAGGACCGGCTTCGAGATGCTGGTCAACAACTTCAGCGCCGGGATCATCGGCGGCGCGATGGCACTGCTCGGGCTGGTCGCCATCGGCCCCGTGGTGGAGGCGCTGACCACCGCCGCCGGCGAGGGTGTGGAGTTCCTGGTCAGTAACAGCCTGCTGCCGCTGGTGTCGGTCATCGTCGAACCGGCCAAGGTGCTGTTCCTCAACAACGCGATCAACCACGGCGTGCTGAGTCCGCTGGGGCTCTCGCAGGCGGCGGAGGCCGGGCAGAGCGTGTTGTTCATGATCGAGACCAACCCTGGGCCGGGGCTGGGAATCCTGATCGCGTTCCTGCTGTTCGGTCCGAGGCTGTCGCGGGCCACCGTGCCCGGTGCGATGATCATCCACTTCCTCGGCGGTATCCACGAGATCTACTTCCCGTACGTGCTGATGAAGCCACGCCTGATCCTGGCGGCCATCGGTGGCGGCGCGGCGGGGGTGGCGACCGCGATGATCACCAACGCGGGGCTGGTCGCGGTTCCCTCACCGGGCAGCATCTTCGCCTACCTCGCGGTGACACCGCGTGGCGGCTACGTCAGCGTGTTGCTGTCGATCGCCGTGGCAACGGGTGTGTCGTTCCTGCTGGCCTCGATGCTGCTGCGGTTCGGCCGGGGCGCGGACGAGGCGATCACCTCACCGCCGGTCACGGCGGGGTCCACCGCCGCGCCTGCGAAGGTGGCGGCAGGCACGCGGGCCGAGCAGCCGCCCTCGCCGCGTGCGGTGATCTCCGGCAAGGACGTCAGCACGGTGCTGATCGCCTGTGACGCGGGCATGGGCAGCAGCGTCATGCTGGCCGGCCAGCTTCGCGGCAGGCTCGAGCCCCACGGCGTCAGGGTCGAGCACGTCTCCGTGGGCGAGATTCCCGCCGACGCGCAACTGGTGCTCACCCACATCGACCTGGCGGACCGCGCCAGGGCGACGGCACCGAACGCGGTGGTCGTGGAGTTCACCTCGTTCCTGTCCGACCCTGCCTTCGACGCCGTCACCGAGGCCATCAAGGAAGGGGGCGAGCTTCGTGGCTGA
- a CDS encoding zinc-dependent dehydrogenase encodes MKVARFYAPGDLRLEDAEEPRPAPDEVKLRVRQCSTCGTDVKIFNHGHHHLVPPRVIGHEIAGEVVETGRDVDGWSVGDRVQVIAAVPCGMCQDCRRGRPTVCPNQTSVGYHYDGGFAEFLIVPRQVLAVAGLNRIPDGVSYAEASVAEPLACVYNGQELAGVGEGDDVVVVGAGPIGCLHVRLARARGARRVLLVELNRDRLDMSAAVVEPDAAICGSEVDAVDQVLKITDGRGADVVITAAASGDAQQDALRMAARSGRISFFGGLPKDRPTITLDSNLVHYRELSVVGANGSSPAHNKRALELIATGQVPVDDLITHRLRLADLPEAIRLVASGQAIKVTVEP; translated from the coding sequence ATGAAGGTCGCGCGCTTCTACGCGCCCGGGGATCTGCGGCTGGAGGACGCCGAGGAGCCCCGGCCTGCCCCGGACGAGGTGAAGCTCCGGGTCCGGCAGTGCTCCACCTGCGGAACCGACGTCAAGATCTTCAACCACGGCCACCATCACCTGGTGCCGCCCAGGGTGATCGGCCACGAGATCGCGGGTGAGGTCGTCGAGACCGGTCGCGACGTGGACGGCTGGTCGGTCGGCGACCGGGTTCAGGTGATCGCCGCGGTGCCGTGCGGGATGTGCCAGGACTGCCGCCGTGGCAGGCCGACCGTCTGTCCGAACCAGACCTCGGTCGGCTACCACTACGACGGTGGGTTCGCCGAGTTCCTGATCGTGCCAAGGCAGGTGCTGGCCGTGGCCGGGTTGAACCGGATACCGGACGGGGTGAGCTACGCCGAGGCTTCGGTCGCCGAGCCACTCGCCTGCGTCTACAACGGCCAGGAGTTGGCGGGGGTGGGAGAGGGCGACGACGTCGTCGTGGTGGGGGCAGGCCCGATCGGCTGCCTGCACGTGCGGTTGGCGAGGGCACGTGGTGCGCGCCGGGTGCTCCTCGTCGAGCTGAACCGGGACCGGCTCGACATGTCGGCCGCCGTTGTGGAGCCCGACGCGGCGATCTGTGGGTCCGAAGTGGACGCTGTCGACCAGGTGCTCAAGATCACCGACGGCAGGGGAGCCGACGTGGTGATCACGGCCGCCGCATCGGGCGACGCGCAGCAGGACGCGCTGCGGATGGCGGCGCGCAGCGGCCGGATCAGCTTCTTCGGAGGCCTGCCCAAGGACAGGCCGACGATCACCCTGGACTCCAACCTGGTCCACTACCGAGAGTTGTCCGTCGTCGGCGCGAACGGCTCCAGTCCGGCGCACAACAAGCGGGCGCTGGAGTTGATCGCCACCGGCCAGGTGCCCGTCGACGACCTGATCACTCACCGGTTGCGGCTGGCCGACCTGCCCGAAGCCATTCGGCTGGTCGCGAGTGGACAGGCCATCAAGGTCACCGTCGAACCGTAG
- the pfkB gene encoding 1-phosphofructokinase — translation MIVTLTLNPSLDRTIEISRLVRGELVRATGTRLDPGGKGVNVARALAAHGIDSRAVVPRNGTVGEELVALLSAEGIDVCAVPVSGQTRSNVSLVEPDGTVTKINEPGGSLSEADLDAILTAVLSAAEGADWVVASGSLPPSVADTCYADLGQRLAALGVRFAVDTSGPPLRAALRAGPALVKPNRDELAEATGTRIDTVADAARAAKAMLATGAGAVLASLGADGALLVDEGGAVYGESPVDGGRSSVGAGDAMLAGYLAAEVTGGDALAEALAWGAAAVRLPGSRMPGPVDVDRSLVRIHGTPDFSRPLRGQHEVHGMEQIQ, via the coding sequence ATGATCGTGACGCTGACGCTGAATCCCAGCCTCGACCGAACCATCGAGATCTCGCGGCTGGTCAGGGGCGAGTTGGTGCGGGCGACCGGCACCCGGCTCGACCCTGGTGGCAAGGGCGTCAACGTGGCGCGGGCACTCGCCGCGCACGGCATCGACTCCCGGGCGGTGGTGCCGCGCAACGGCACCGTCGGCGAGGAACTGGTCGCGTTGCTGTCGGCCGAGGGCATCGACGTGTGTGCTGTCCCGGTCAGCGGGCAGACCAGGTCCAACGTCAGCCTGGTGGAACCGGACGGCACGGTTACCAAGATCAACGAGCCGGGTGGGTCGCTTTCGGAGGCCGACCTCGACGCCATCCTCACCGCGGTGCTGTCCGCGGCCGAGGGAGCGGATTGGGTGGTGGCCAGTGGCAGCCTCCCACCCTCGGTCGCCGACACCTGCTACGCCGATCTCGGGCAGCGGCTTGCAGCGCTGGGCGTGCGGTTCGCGGTGGACACCTCCGGCCCACCGCTGCGTGCGGCATTGCGGGCGGGCCCCGCGCTGGTGAAGCCGAACCGCGACGAGTTGGCCGAGGCGACCGGCACGCGGATCGACACCGTCGCCGATGCGGCCCGTGCCGCCAAGGCGATGCTGGCGACAGGTGCGGGGGCGGTGCTGGCGAGTCTTGGTGCGGACGGTGCCCTGCTCGTCGACGAAGGCGGCGCCGTGTACGGCGAGTCCCCTGTGGATGGTGGTCGTAGCTCGGTGGGGGCGGGTGACGCGATGCTCGCAGGCTACCTGGCTGCCGAGGTGACCGGTGGGGACGCACTTGCCGAGGCGCTGGCATGGGGGGCGGCGGCGGTCCGGTTGCCGGGCAGCCGGATGCCGGGACCGGTCGACGTCGACCGGTCGCTGGTCCGGATCCACGGGACGCCGGACTTCTCGCGGCCGCTGCGCGGCCAACACGAAGTGCACGGGATGGAGCAGATTCAATGA
- a CDS encoding DeoR/GlpR family DNA-binding transcription regulator, with protein sequence MYAEERQQAILERARTRGRVDVTALAEEFSVTTETIRRDLTFLERHGVLRRVHGGAIPVERLGFEPALAAREAVLTAEKARIAKAAVTELPSEGSILLDAGSTTARLAEELPSDRELTVVTHSVNIALNLAARPNITVMLVGGRLRSRTLATVDSWALHALDEIFVDIAFFGTNGISVERGLTTPDPAEAMIKRAAVASARRCVLLADHTKVGNDYFTRFAELKDIDTFITDDGVDSAAAEEIEKAGPRVVKA encoded by the coding sequence GTGTACGCCGAAGAGCGGCAGCAGGCGATCCTGGAGCGAGCCCGCACGCGCGGCAGGGTGGACGTCACCGCACTCGCCGAGGAGTTCTCCGTCACGACCGAGACCATCCGGCGCGATCTGACGTTCCTGGAGCGGCACGGGGTGCTGCGCCGCGTCCATGGTGGCGCCATCCCGGTGGAACGGCTCGGGTTCGAACCCGCGCTCGCCGCGCGTGAGGCGGTGCTGACAGCCGAGAAGGCCCGCATCGCCAAGGCGGCAGTGACCGAACTGCCCAGCGAAGGCAGCATCCTGCTCGACGCGGGTTCGACGACGGCGAGGCTGGCCGAGGAACTGCCCAGCGACCGCGAGCTGACCGTGGTGACGCACTCGGTCAACATCGCGCTCAACCTCGCGGCCCGGCCCAACATCACCGTGATGCTGGTGGGCGGCAGGCTGCGCAGCCGCACGCTGGCGACGGTCGATTCCTGGGCGCTGCACGCTCTCGACGAGATCTTCGTCGACATCGCGTTCTTCGGCACCAACGGAATCTCGGTCGAACGTGGACTGACAACGCCGGACCCGGCCGAAGCGATGATCAAGCGAGCCGCCGTGGCCAGCGCAAGGCGATGCGTGCTCCTCGCCGACCACACCAAGGTGGGCAACGACTACTTCACCCGGTTCGCCGAGCTGAAGGACATCGACACCTTCATCACCGACGACGGGGTGGACAGCGCCGCGGCGGAGGAGATCGAGAAGGCGGGACCGAGGGTGGTCAAGGCCTGA
- a CDS encoding hemerythrin domain-containing protein has product MALLDAVELLKHDHRMVEQLFRDYRAAASDQQRRGVVELMIRELSKHAALEELVVYPLAKEVLPGERAEIDNHLAEHLDVKRTLAELDRLHEGDERTNELMAELEREIGEHVREEEGELLSKLRESLDQQALDELGEVLEQAKHTAPTRPHPHAPNEPPALALAAPVAAIYDRLRDRLQGRPQT; this is encoded by the coding sequence ATGGCTCTGCTTGACGCCGTCGAACTCCTGAAACACGACCACCGAATGGTGGAGCAGCTCTTCCGCGACTACCGGGCAGCCGCGTCCGACCAGCAACGCCGGGGAGTCGTCGAACTCATGATCCGCGAGCTGTCCAAACACGCCGCACTTGAGGAGCTCGTGGTCTATCCACTGGCCAAGGAGGTGTTGCCGGGCGAGCGCGCCGAGATCGACAACCACCTTGCCGAACACCTCGACGTGAAGCGAACACTCGCCGAACTCGACCGGCTGCACGAGGGCGACGAGCGCACCAACGAGCTGATGGCCGAACTCGAACGTGAGATCGGCGAACACGTGCGGGAAGAGGAGGGCGAGCTGCTGTCGAAGCTGCGCGAAAGCCTCGACCAGCAGGCGCTCGACGAACTCGGAGAGGTGCTGGAACAGGCCAAGCACACCGCTCCAACCAGGCCACATCCGCACGCACCCAACGAGCCACCGGCGCTGGCACTGGCCGCGCCGGTGGCGGCCATCTACGACCGGCTCCGCGACCGCCTGCAAGGGAGGCCCCAGACATGA
- the ptsP gene encoding phosphoenolpyruvate--protein phosphotransferase produces MPDTAAEPGAVPGRERDTLGAAGPLSGLGVGPGRTAGPVFRLAPPPGLPARPPPVVDPEAELTAATRALGAVADELRRLADAAEGPAAEVLRTQAMMAGDPVIADAVAAKVDQARPAAWAISDAVAEQQEALLALGGYFAERTADLADIRDRAVAEVLGLPRPGLPSPGVPFVLVAEDLSPADTARLDLDTVLAIVTGRGGPTGHTAILARSRGLPAVVSCQGILDLAEGTVVSVDGTTGIVAIADDKQAVAGPAPAQRERDRQHAVTGPGRTADGHPIPLLRNIGGATDLAGDTTDIEGVGLLRTEFLFLHRTDPPTTDEQQRAYTEVFAALPGRKIVVRTLDAGADKPLPFLGLAPEDNPALGVRGLRTARQRPDVLADQLRAISKAAAATGADVWLMAPMVATAAEAASFAEQARAAGLSTVGAMIEVPAAALRARQLLEVVDFVSIGTNDLGQYTLAADRTNGALADLLDPWQPALLELIATCADAGKVEGKPVGVCGEAAGDPLLALVLTGMGVTSLSMSGPNVAPVRATLAAHTRGECEHLARLALAAPDAATARSAVAAQALSG; encoded by the coding sequence ATGCCGGACACAGCAGCTGAACCCGGCGCGGTGCCGGGGCGGGAACGCGACACCCTGGGCGCAGCCGGACCGCTGAGCGGACTGGGGGTCGGCCCGGGACGCACGGCGGGGCCGGTGTTCCGGCTGGCCCCGCCGCCCGGGTTGCCCGCCCGACCGCCACCGGTGGTCGACCCGGAGGCAGAGCTCACCGCCGCGACCCGTGCGCTGGGCGCGGTCGCCGACGAACTTCGGCGGCTGGCCGACGCGGCCGAAGGCCCGGCCGCCGAGGTGCTGCGGACGCAAGCGATGATGGCAGGCGATCCGGTGATCGCCGATGCCGTCGCCGCGAAGGTGGACCAGGCAAGGCCGGCCGCGTGGGCCATCTCCGACGCGGTGGCCGAACAGCAGGAGGCGCTGCTCGCGCTCGGCGGGTACTTCGCCGAACGCACCGCCGACCTGGCCGACATCCGTGACCGCGCCGTCGCCGAGGTGCTCGGTCTGCCGAGACCCGGCCTGCCTAGTCCGGGAGTTCCGTTCGTGCTCGTGGCCGAGGATCTCTCACCCGCCGACACCGCACGGCTGGACCTCGACACGGTGCTCGCGATCGTCACCGGCCGCGGCGGCCCCACCGGGCACACCGCGATCCTCGCCAGATCGCGTGGTCTGCCCGCCGTGGTGAGCTGCCAGGGCATCCTCGACCTCGCGGAAGGCACCGTGGTGTCGGTCGACGGCACGACCGGGATCGTGGCCATCGCCGACGACAAGCAAGCTGTGGCCGGTCCCGCTCCCGCGCAGCGGGAGCGGGACCGGCAGCACGCGGTCACCGGGCCCGGCCGCACCGCCGACGGCCATCCGATCCCGCTGCTGCGCAACATCGGCGGCGCCACCGACCTCGCCGGGGACACCACCGATATCGAGGGTGTCGGCCTGCTGCGCACCGAGTTCCTCTTCCTGCACCGCACCGACCCGCCCACCACGGACGAACAGCAGCGGGCCTACACCGAGGTGTTCGCCGCACTGCCCGGCCGCAAGATCGTGGTACGTACCCTCGACGCGGGCGCCGACAAGCCGCTGCCCTTCCTGGGCCTGGCACCCGAGGACAACCCGGCGCTCGGTGTTCGCGGCCTGCGGACCGCTCGCCAACGCCCCGACGTTCTGGCCGACCAGCTACGAGCCATCTCGAAGGCCGCCGCGGCCACCGGCGCCGACGTGTGGCTGATGGCGCCGATGGTCGCCACGGCGGCCGAGGCGGCAAGCTTCGCCGAACAGGCACGGGCGGCGGGCCTTTCCACCGTGGGCGCCATGATCGAGGTGCCCGCCGCCGCGCTGCGGGCACGCCAACTGCTCGAGGTCGTCGACTTCGTCAGCATCGGCACCAACGACCTCGGCCAGTACACACTCGCCGCCGACCGCACCAACGGCGCACTCGCGGACCTGCTCGACCCCTGGCAGCCCGCGTTGCTGGAGCTCATCGCCACCTGTGCCGACGCGGGCAAGGTGGAGGGCAAACCCGTCGGGGTGTGCGGAGAGGCCGCGGGGGACCCGCTGCTGGCGCTGGTCCTCACGGGCATGGGAGTGACCAGCCTGTCGATGTCGGGCCCGAACGTGGCCCCGGTGCGCGCGACACTGGCCGCGCACACCAGGGGCGAATGCGAGCACCTCGCCCGGCTGGCGCTCGCGGCTCCTGACGCGGCGACGGCCCGCAGCGCCGTCGCCGCACAGGCGCTTTCGGGATGA
- a CDS encoding PTS sugar transporter subunit IIA, producing MAELTDSDGVLPKQGIRLGLTAADKWDAVEQCGALLLELGAVEPEYPPTMVERERSVSTYLGEGVAIPHGTDAARALVRRTTLGVLQFPRGVDWNGGRVHLCVAIAAKGDEHITVLSALARILSEPSQAERLRTATTVEAVHQLLASVEKGSNA from the coding sequence GTGGCTGAACTCACCGACAGCGACGGGGTGCTGCCGAAGCAGGGCATTCGGTTGGGCCTGACGGCCGCCGACAAGTGGGACGCGGTCGAACAGTGTGGCGCGCTGCTGCTCGAACTCGGTGCCGTCGAGCCCGAGTACCCGCCGACCATGGTGGAACGCGAGCGTTCGGTGTCCACCTACCTCGGCGAGGGCGTGGCGATCCCGCACGGAACCGATGCCGCTCGGGCGCTGGTTCGCCGCACGACACTCGGCGTGCTGCAGTTCCCCCGAGGCGTGGACTGGAACGGCGGCCGGGTGCACCTGTGCGTGGCCATCGCGGCCAAGGGCGACGAGCACATCACGGTGCTGTCGGCGCTGGCCCGGATCCTGTCCGAGCCGAGCCAGGCCGAGCGGCTGCGCACCGCAACCACCGTCGAGGCCGTACACCAGCTGTTGGCCTCCGTAGAGAAGGGCAGCAACGCATGA
- a CDS encoding effector-associated constant component EACC1: protein MQESVSLALDVADAPDGLADLGQWLRQEPELRGLVQRVRKPPEPGEMGSLTEVLVAVGGGGGVLVVLAESLKAWLNRPRHEGVELRLRTGRRGRTISITARDADEVEVILRRLLEPGGNGP from the coding sequence GTGCAGGAGTCGGTCAGTCTGGCGCTCGACGTGGCGGACGCGCCGGACGGCCTCGCTGATCTGGGGCAGTGGCTGCGGCAGGAACCCGAACTGCGCGGTCTGGTCCAGCGGGTCCGCAAGCCGCCGGAACCCGGCGAGATGGGCTCGCTGACGGAGGTCCTCGTCGCGGTCGGCGGTGGTGGTGGCGTGCTGGTGGTGCTCGCCGAGTCGCTGAAGGCGTGGCTGAACCGGCCGCGGCACGAGGGTGTCGAGCTGCGTCTCCGAACCGGCCGGCGTGGTCGCACCATCAGCATCACCGCCCGCGACGCCGACGAGGTCGAGGTGATCCTTCGTCGGCTGCTCGAACCCGGTGGGAACGGCCCGTGA
- a CDS encoding NADH-quinone oxidoreductase subunit B family protein translates to MSCDGDTVSMTASGQPAIEDLVLGLIPGLPKVNLHNKVLSPSEGGEDFLRPFRAAARGELEPFILVIEGSIPNQNIISGDGFWTSFGNDLETGEPLTLNWWLDQLAPKAWAVVAAGTCATYGGIHAMAGNPTGSMGLADYLGWDFKSAGALPIVNVPGCPIQPENFMETLTWVLYHAAGSAPPPPLDEKLRPQWLFGKTVHEGCDRAAYYEQSDFAKDYNSPKCQVKVGCWGPVVNCNVPKRGWMSGVGGCPNVGGICIACTMPGFPDMFMPFMDEPTGAGLSSILNKPYGAFIRRMRAITNYPANQEPKWHHNGPELTSGYDPYWRPGRKSDDRSPARAGGQQR, encoded by the coding sequence ATGAGCTGCGACGGCGACACGGTGTCCATGACCGCGTCGGGCCAGCCCGCGATCGAGGACCTCGTACTGGGGCTCATCCCCGGACTGCCGAAGGTGAACCTGCACAACAAGGTGCTCTCACCGAGCGAGGGTGGCGAGGACTTCCTGCGCCCGTTCCGCGCCGCCGCGCGGGGCGAGCTGGAGCCCTTCATTCTCGTGATCGAGGGATCCATCCCCAACCAGAACATCATCTCCGGCGACGGCTTCTGGACCTCCTTCGGCAACGACCTCGAGACCGGGGAGCCGCTGACGCTGAACTGGTGGCTCGACCAACTCGCCCCCAAGGCCTGGGCGGTGGTGGCGGCCGGTACCTGCGCGACCTACGGCGGCATTCACGCGATGGCCGGAAACCCGACCGGCTCCATGGGACTGGCCGACTACCTCGGCTGGGACTTCAAGTCGGCAGGTGCGCTGCCGATCGTCAACGTGCCCGGCTGCCCGATCCAGCCGGAGAATTTCATGGAGACACTCACCTGGGTGCTCTACCACGCGGCGGGCAGCGCACCCCCGCCCCCGCTGGACGAGAAGTTGCGCCCGCAGTGGCTGTTCGGCAAGACCGTGCACGAGGGTTGTGACCGCGCCGCTTACTACGAGCAGTCCGACTTCGCCAAGGACTACAACTCACCCAAGTGCCAGGTGAAGGTCGGCTGCTGGGGTCCGGTCGTCAACTGCAACGTTCCCAAGCGCGGCTGGATGTCGGGAGTGGGTGGTTGTCCCAACGTCGGTGGGATCTGCATCGCCTGCACCATGCCCGGGTTCCCGGACATGTTCATGCCCTTCATGGACGAACCGACGGGGGCGGGCCTTTCGTCGATTCTCAACAAACCGTACGGGGCGTTCATCCGGCGGATGCGTGCCATCACCAACTACCCGGCCAACCAAGAACCCAAGTGGCACCACAACGGACCCGAGCTGACCAGCGGCTACGACCCGTACTGGCGACCGGGTCGCAAGTCGGACGACCGCAGCCCAGCCCGAGCAGGAGGACAGCAGCGATGA